From Vitis vinifera cultivar Pinot Noir 40024 chromosome 3, ASM3070453v1, the proteins below share one genomic window:
- the LOC100249782 gene encoding agamous-like MADS-box protein AGL62, with protein MATVRKSKGRQRVEMAKMTKESNLQVTFSKRRSGLFKKASELCTLCGVEIAIVVFSPGKKVYSFGHPCVESIIDRFLTRNPLPNSSALQLFEAHRSANVRDLNLQLTQVLNQLEIEKKRGEALTQMRKASQAQCWWAASIEELSFERLELLKVSLENLKKNVALQVDKLMIEASNPPTFFPSNSVGAVVPYDSQVAGFGPRSYDFGYGGGRLF; from the coding sequence ATGGCTACAGTGAGGAAAAGCAAGGGTCGCCAAAGGGTGGAGATGGCCAAAATGACTAAAGAAAGTAATTTACAGGTTACTTTCTCCAAACGCCGATCCGGCCTTTTCAAGAAGGCTAGTGAATTATGCACACTTTGCGGTGTTGAAATCGCCATAGTAGTCTTCTCTCCTGGAAAAAAGGTGTATTCCTTTGGCCATCCTTGCGTGGAATCCATCATAGATAGATTCCTCACTAGAAACCCTTTGCCCAACTCTAGTGCACTGCAACTCTTTGAGGCTCACCGCAGTGCAAATGTTCGGGACCTTAACCTGCAACTTACTCAAGTGCTCAACCAACTAGAGATCGAGAAGAAGCGTGGCGAAGCGCTTACACAGATGAGGAAGGCCAGCCAAGCACAGTGCTGGTGGGCAGCTTCCATTGAGGAGCTCAGCTTTGAGCGGCTGGAGCTTCTGAAGGTGTCGCTGGAAAATCTTAAAAAGAACGTGGCGTTGCAGGTGGACAAGCTTATGATTGAGGCGTCGAATCCTCCAACATTTTTCCCCTCCAATTCTGTGGGAGCAGTTGTGCCTTATGATTCGCAGGTTGCTGGATTTGGCCCTCGTAGCTATGATTTTGGCTATGGGGGTGGTCGTTTGTTTTGA